A section of the Primulina eburnea isolate SZY01 chromosome 1, ASM2296580v1, whole genome shotgun sequence genome encodes:
- the LOC140806391 gene encoding uncharacterized protein — translation MLKAPEGAHLREKAPKGTHLWEKAPEGAYLCEKAPKGSSTIAFPYEDMIGQGPVDRKYTDSLMDPLVSNTVFRPPVLDGSNYALWKVNMRMYIKSIEERVWQRVLDGWSPPKIVDDDGDCRSKPESSWSNDEVQTSNFNSKALNAIFTSVDINMFCLITNCISAKEAWDILQKQREGSESVRRTKLRMLTSKFESLRMEENETIMEYDRRLREIANEAFNLSDSMSNERLVSKVLRSLPERFNIKICAIDESKDTSKLNLEDLISSLRTFEMNLDLQKGNTRKAIALQSTDDSVSSLIQEAKDSDLGEESISLITKKFGDYLKRMSDKKKTGSTSRPQFVPNKTSASTQGNSRFRTNSSGRPEATKLDSVQCRECSGFGHYANECANRLRRNKNMAVSLIDDDTDEECNLKEGADCTSLSAIQNDIYKLQVNPFGVAAGVAKLGRNTLSRSLCLNAKSLENIDDKKIHESDQEELTIEIVQMMYEELYGDWLKRNETNSILSKENIDLKSSLTRLEVLLSKKDLELCRVKDELDKASKTLAKFNSSTSKLDTVLNMGKEGRFGLGYTESTYEYGGTSHTESKNTVFVKGVEDCTVPSISDPIAPNTKPIIEQEPHSSIPDYSPSKDLPSSKKSQTKNKVHGTLTVGAHPVLQHFGTTRCLELLHMDLMGPMDVESLGGKKYSLVYVDDFSRFTWISFIREKSDTFGVFKKLHARITNLHDEKVVRIRTDHGKEFENSLFTSLCEKKGISHEFSAPKTPQQNGIAERKNRTLQEMARVMLSSKNVSKRFWAEALNTACHISNHENLKRIEGLVDSSELSTSTGVEVSVETNEATPCTTPPINRYETMENENDEDDGIIETSHVLVFKMY, via the exons ATGttgaaggccccagagggagcccatttgcGGGAGAAAGCCCCAAAAGgaacccatttatgggaaaaggcccccgagggagcctATCTATGTGAGAAGGCCCCCAAGGGATCCTCGACGATCGCATTTCCATATGAGgatatgataggccaaggcccagttgatcG GAAATACACTGATAGCTTAATGGATCCATTAGTGTCTAACACGGTTTTTAGACCACCAGTCCTAGATGGTTCGAATTATGCTCTCTGGAAAGTCAATATGAGAATGTACATAAAATCTATAGAAGAAAGGGTATGGCAACGAGTCTTAGATGGTTGGTCCCCACCAAAAATAGTTGATGATGATGGAGACTGTCGAAGCAAACCTGAGAGTTCCTGGTCCAATGATGAAGTTCAAACCTCGAACTTCAACTCCAAGGCGCTAAATGCCATTTTCACCTCTGTTGATATCAACATGTTTTGTCTCATCACCAACTGCATCTCCGCCAAAGAAGCCTGGGATATTCTTCAAAAGCAACGCGAAGGATCTGAGAGTGTTCGTAGAACCAAACTCAGAATGTTGACCtctaaatttgaaagtttaaggATGGAGGAAAACGAGACTATTATGGAATATGATCGTAGATTGCGTGAGATAGCAAATGAGGCCTTTAATCTCAGTgattctatgtcaaatgaaagACTGGTTAGCAAGGTATTGAGATCTCTTCCTGAGCGttttaatatcaaaatctgtgCTATTGACGAATCCAAGGACACCTCTAAGCTTAATCTGGAGGATCTAATCAGCTCTCTCAGAACATTTGAAATGAATCTAGACTTACAAAAAGGAAATACTAGGAAGGCTATTGCTTTGCAATCCACTGATGATTCGGTGAGTAGCCTAATTCAAGAAGCGAAAGATTCTGATCTTGGTGAGGAATCAATCTCCCTGATCACCAAGAAGTTCGGTGACTACCTGAAAAGAATGAGTGACAAAAAGAAAACTGGATCAACATCAAGACCTCAATTTGTTCC AAATAAAACCTCTGCATCGACTCAAGGAAATTCCAGATTCAGAACCAATTCATCAGGTCGACCAGAAGCAACAAAACTTGATTCTGTCCAATGTCGAGAATGCTCTGGATTTGGGCATTATGCTAATGAGTGTGCAAATCGTCTTCgcagaaataaaaatatggcaGTCTCCTTAATTGACGATGATACAGATGAAGAATGTAACTTGAAGGAAGGAGCTGACTGCACCTCTCTATCTGCCATTCAGAATGATATCTATAAACTGCAGGTCAATCCCTTTGGTGTTGCCGCTGGTGTTGCAAAACTTGGTCGCAACACATTGTCAAGATCATTGTGCCTTAATGCAAAATCATTGGAGAACATTGATGATAAAAAGATTCATGAATCTGATCAAGAAGAACTCACTATTGAGATCGTGCAAATGATGTATGAAGAACTTTATGGTGACTGGCTCAAGAGAAATGAAACAAattcaattctttcaaaagaAAACATTGACTTGAAGAGCAGTTTGACACGTCTTGAAGTTCTGCTTAGTAAGAAGGATTTAGAGCTGTGTCGAGTCAAAGACGAACTTGATAAGGCATCAAAGACTCTTGCTAAATTCAATTCAAGCACATCCAAGCTTGACACGGTGCTAAACATGGGAAAGGAAGGAAGATTTGGTCTTGGGTATACTGAAAGCACTTATGAATATGGTGGAACATCCCACACTGAATCGAAAAACACAGTATTTGTGAAGGGTGTAGAAGACTGCACTGTCCCCTCAATTTCAGATCCAATTGCTCCGAACACGAAGCCAATCATTGAACAAGAGCCACACTCATCAATCCCAGACTATTCACCCTCAAAAGATCTTCCCTCTTCAAAGAAATCTCAAACCAAGAATAAA GTGCATGGTACTTTGACAGTGGGTGCTCACccggtgttgcaacactttgggacaacacggtgtCTTGAACTCCTACACATGGATCTAATGGGTCCAATGGATGTTGAAAGTTTGGGAGGTAAGAAATACTCActtgtttatgttgatgatttttcccGTTTCACCTGGATAAGTTTTATAAGAGAAAAATCGGATACGTTTGGTGTTTTCAAGAAACTGCATGCACGAATAACCAACTTGCATGATGAGAAAGTTGTTAGAATTCGAACTGACCATGGGaaagaatttgaaaattctCTTTTTACTTCCCTATGTGAAAAGAAAGGAATCTCTCATGAATTTTCTGCCCCTAAAACTCCCCAACAAAATGGTATAGCTGAAAGGAAAAATCGAACTCTTCAAGAAATGGCACGAGTCATGCTAAGCTCAAAGAATGTGTCTAAAAGGTTTTGGGCCGAAGCCTTGAACACGGCTTGTCACATTTCTAATCAT GAAAATCTAAAGAGGATTGAGGGACTGGTGGACTCAAGTGAACTTTCAACCAGCACTGGTGTTGAGGTTAGTGTTGAGACCAATGAAGCAACACCATGTACAACACCGCCAATAAACAGATACGAAACCATGGAAAATGAAAACGACGAAGATGATGGTATAATTGAAACGTCCCATGTTCTtgtgtttaaaatgtactag